Proteins from a single region of Microbacterium sp. zg-Y818:
- a CDS encoding Na+/H+ antiporter subunit D produces MSALVPLLVTLPLLGAAVALIAGRHRRTQVVVSVLTLSLVCIIAAVLLVTVDASDLPIAVSVGGWPIPFGIVLYVDRLAALLVMVSSIVLLAVLLFSVGQGAADGDDDTPVSIFHPSYLILAAGIFNAFIAGDLFNLYVGFEILLVASYVLITLGGTESRIRTGVVYIVVSLVSSILFLSAIAAIYGALGTVNMAQLSQRMGELPQETQLVLHVMLLVAFSIKAAVFPLSFWLPDSYPTAPAPVTAVFAGLLTKVGVYALIRTETQIFRENDVNTVLLIVALATMVVGVLGAVAQAELKRILSFTLVSHIGYMVFGLAIATPAAIGATVYYTVHHIVVQTTLFLAVGLVERRAGSTSILKVRGLMRAAPLLAVLYFIPAINLGGLPPFSGFIGKFALFDAAASVGTPLMMVVIVGGIVTSLLTLYALVRAWNLAFWREDDEEHGESENEARLAYLGSAPAAAAQTKRRVIPRIMTAATTGMVVLTIALSVFAGPLYDVCARIGASLMDPVTLVQLEEGAQP; encoded by the coding sequence ATGAGCGCGCTGGTTCCCCTCCTCGTCACCCTGCCGCTGCTGGGCGCTGCCGTCGCACTGATCGCCGGTCGGCACCGCCGCACGCAGGTCGTCGTCTCAGTGCTGACGCTGAGCCTGGTGTGCATCATCGCCGCTGTCCTGCTGGTCACCGTGGACGCCTCGGACCTGCCGATCGCCGTCTCGGTGGGCGGGTGGCCGATCCCGTTCGGCATCGTGCTGTACGTCGACCGGCTCGCCGCGCTTCTGGTCATGGTCTCGAGCATCGTGCTGCTGGCGGTGCTGCTGTTCTCGGTCGGGCAGGGAGCGGCCGACGGCGACGACGACACGCCGGTGTCGATCTTCCATCCCTCGTACCTGATTCTCGCCGCCGGCATCTTCAACGCCTTCATCGCCGGTGACCTGTTCAACCTCTACGTAGGCTTCGAGATCCTGCTGGTCGCCTCGTACGTGCTGATCACCCTCGGCGGCACGGAGTCGCGCATCCGCACCGGCGTGGTCTACATCGTCGTGTCTTTGGTCTCCTCGATCCTCTTCCTCTCGGCGATCGCGGCGATCTACGGGGCCCTCGGCACCGTCAACATGGCACAGCTGTCGCAGCGGATGGGGGAGCTCCCGCAAGAGACGCAGCTGGTGCTGCACGTCATGCTGCTGGTCGCCTTCAGCATCAAAGCCGCCGTCTTCCCGCTGTCGTTCTGGCTGCCCGACTCGTATCCGACCGCCCCGGCGCCGGTCACCGCGGTGTTCGCGGGGCTGCTGACGAAGGTCGGCGTCTATGCGCTGATCCGCACCGAGACGCAGATCTTCCGCGAGAACGACGTCAATACGGTGCTGCTGATCGTGGCCCTGGCCACCATGGTCGTCGGTGTGCTCGGTGCCGTCGCCCAAGCCGAGCTCAAACGCATCCTGTCGTTCACGCTGGTGAGCCATATCGGCTACATGGTGTTCGGTCTGGCCATCGCCACCCCGGCGGCGATCGGCGCGACCGTGTACTACACGGTGCACCACATCGTCGTGCAGACGACGCTCTTCCTCGCCGTGGGTCTCGTCGAACGCCGGGCAGGCTCCACGTCGATCCTCAAGGTGCGCGGGCTCATGCGTGCCGCCCCGCTGCTGGCGGTGCTGTACTTCATCCCGGCGATCAACCTCGGGGGCCTGCCACCCTTCTCGGGGTTCATCGGCAAATTCGCGCTCTTCGACGCCGCGGCATCCGTAGGCACCCCCCTCATGATGGTCGTCATCGTCGGTGGCATCGTGACGAGCCTGCTGACCCTCTATGCCCTCGTCCGCGCGTGGAACCTGGCCTTCTGGCGCGAAGACGACGAGGAGCACGGCGAGTCTGAGAACGAAGCGCGCCTGGCGTATCTCGGATCCGCCCCCGCCGCTGCCGCTCAGACCAAGCGCCGGGTCATTCCGCGCATCATGACGGCGGCGACGACCGGGATGGTCGTGCTGACGATCGCGCTGTCCGTGTTCGCGGGACCGCTCTACGACGTGTGCGCGCGCATCGGCGCGTCGCTGATGGACCCGGTGACCCTGGTGCAGCTCGAAGAGGGGGCGCAGCCATGA
- a CDS encoding Na+/H+ antiporter subunit E: MSPDRHSPLSQLWRQLPFFVWLIALWMLLWGQFTVLALVSGVVVAIFVTRVFRLPPVELSGRMNLWWGLVFVVTFFGAVVRGSLLVAWQVLNPTRYPGTAIVAVPLRTDDDLIMTHVGVTASLIPGSLVVEADRDRRILYLHVIGVSSDEDVRMQRRAIQGWEARIVRAVGSRAQLEKIQAAGVETPRQGGAPL, encoded by the coding sequence ATGAGCCCCGACCGTCACTCCCCGCTCTCGCAGCTGTGGCGCCAGCTGCCGTTCTTCGTCTGGCTGATCGCGCTGTGGATGCTGCTGTGGGGCCAGTTCACCGTGCTCGCACTGGTCAGCGGCGTCGTGGTGGCGATCTTCGTCACCCGCGTGTTCCGGCTTCCCCCGGTGGAGCTCTCGGGCCGGATGAACCTCTGGTGGGGCCTCGTCTTCGTCGTCACGTTCTTCGGCGCGGTCGTCCGCGGTTCGCTGCTGGTGGCGTGGCAGGTGCTCAACCCCACGCGGTATCCGGGCACGGCCATCGTCGCCGTGCCGTTGCGCACCGACGACGACCTCATCATGACGCACGTGGGGGTCACCGCCTCGCTCATCCCCGGATCCCTCGTCGTCGAGGCTGATCGCGACCGTCGCATCCTCTACCTGCACGTCATCGGGGTCTCGAGCGACGAGGATGTGCGCATGCAGCGGCGGGCGATCCAGGGCTGGGAGGCGCGGATCGTGCGCGCGGTGGGATCGCGGGCCCAGCTGGAGAAGATCCAGGCGGCGGGCGTGGAGACGCCACGTCAGGGGGGTGCACCGCTGTGA
- a CDS encoding monovalent cation/H+ antiporter complex subunit F yields MNMLLIAIYVIFAVSGLLTVWRIIKGPSILDRAVASDVLLTLVMCLLGADMAINHHTRTLPVLLIIAAVGVFGSISIARFVARRDTAER; encoded by the coding sequence GTGAACATGCTGCTGATCGCCATCTACGTCATCTTCGCCGTGTCGGGCCTGCTGACGGTGTGGCGCATCATCAAGGGCCCGTCGATCCTCGACCGCGCCGTGGCATCCGACGTTCTTCTCACCCTCGTGATGTGCCTGCTCGGGGCGGACATGGCCATCAACCACCACACGCGCACGCTGCCGGTGCTGCTGATCATCGCCGCCGTCGGGGTGTTCGGCTCGATCTCGATCGCGCGCTTCGTCGCGAGAAGGGACACCGCCGAGCGATGA
- the mnhG gene encoding monovalent cation/H(+) antiporter subunit G, translating into MNAVLDILSLVLILLGAVLCLTAAIGLLRFHDVPSRLHAATKPQVLGLILICLAVALSARSWAVVAFLFAIVIVQLATAPLSAHMVGRAAYRNGTIDERSLFVDELAQSRETPPAAGG; encoded by the coding sequence ATGAACGCCGTACTCGACATCCTCTCCCTCGTCCTCATCCTGCTGGGGGCGGTGCTGTGCCTCACGGCCGCGATCGGTCTGCTGCGCTTCCACGACGTGCCCAGCCGGCTGCACGCGGCGACCAAGCCGCAGGTGCTGGGACTCATCCTCATCTGTCTTGCGGTGGCGCTGTCGGCGCGGTCGTGGGCGGTGGTGGCGTTCCTCTTCGCGATCGTGATCGTGCAGCTGGCCACCGCGCCGCTGTCGGCGCACATGGTGGGCCGCGCCGCCTACCGCAACGGCACGATCGACGAGCGTTCCCTGTTCGTCGACGAGCTGGCCCAGTCCCGCGAGACCCCGCCCGCCGCCGGCGGCTGA
- a CDS encoding alpha/beta hydrolase has product MPLDPFFSERLRVHRRYLIQRNVDAVRVRIAGWLGVFGGAGAAEATGTAMVRGSGTARAARRSGGRAAVGASSPAADTDGGGDTRESQAAAPATSERPVSTPQDRARARARARAKHRRAAVAWDRTELATVGTAGPDLRIVDHQVPVAGHPTVRVRLYYPDAAGSDPLPAWLTFFGGAFRQGGIDYPTTDAACRRRAAEAGVVMVAVDYALAPEHRFPTQVEQAYAALLWLHDNAASLGVDRERLGVAGTSAGGCIAAALTLANRDRAGLPIRLQLLEVPVTDLTGGHIDLAATRALGIPSFLAMRELRSIAGTYLPRKADGRSELASPMRAASHAGLPEAVILTAEYDPLRRDGAEYAARLRADGGAATAVRYQGVSHDAAIYTGALPAAREWHRQVIGVLSRLHDA; this is encoded by the coding sequence ATGCCCCTTGACCCGTTCTTCTCCGAGCGCCTTCGGGTGCACCGCCGGTACCTGATCCAGCGCAACGTCGACGCGGTCCGCGTCCGGATCGCCGGCTGGCTGGGCGTGTTCGGCGGCGCGGGCGCGGCCGAGGCCACCGGTACCGCGATGGTGCGAGGGTCCGGCACAGCGCGTGCGGCGCGAAGGTCCGGCGGGCGCGCCGCAGTGGGCGCGTCCAGTCCGGCGGCCGACACCGACGGCGGCGGCGACACCCGCGAGAGTCAGGCCGCCGCGCCGGCGACATCCGAACGCCCCGTCAGCACCCCGCAGGACCGTGCCCGGGCGCGGGCCCGGGCACGGGCGAAGCATCGGCGCGCCGCCGTCGCGTGGGACCGCACCGAACTGGCGACGGTCGGCACTGCCGGGCCCGACCTGCGCATCGTCGACCACCAGGTGCCGGTGGCCGGCCATCCCACCGTGCGGGTGCGCCTGTACTACCCGGATGCCGCAGGGTCCGACCCGCTGCCGGCATGGCTGACGTTCTTCGGCGGGGCCTTCCGCCAGGGCGGCATCGACTACCCGACGACGGATGCCGCGTGCCGCCGCCGCGCGGCGGAGGCCGGTGTCGTCATGGTCGCGGTGGACTACGCCCTCGCGCCCGAGCACCGCTTCCCGACGCAGGTCGAGCAAGCGTACGCGGCGCTGCTGTGGCTGCACGATAACGCCGCGTCGCTCGGCGTCGACCGCGAGCGACTCGGGGTAGCCGGCACGTCGGCCGGGGGATGCATCGCGGCGGCGCTGACCCTGGCGAACCGCGACCGGGCGGGCCTGCCGATCCGCCTGCAGCTGCTGGAAGTGCCGGTGACCGATCTCACCGGCGGGCACATCGACCTGGCGGCGACTCGCGCGCTCGGCATCCCGAGCTTCCTCGCAATGCGGGAGCTCCGGTCGATCGCCGGGACGTACCTTCCGCGTAAGGCCGACGGGCGCAGCGAACTGGCTTCACCGATGCGCGCGGCGTCGCATGCGGGTCTGCCGGAGGCTGTGATCCTCACCGCGGAGTACGATCCGCTGCGACGGGACGGCGCCGAGTACGCGGCGCGGCTGCGCGCCGACGGCGGCGCGGCGACGGCGGTGCGGTACCAGGGTGTGTCGCATGACGCGGCGATCTACACCGGGGCGCTGCCGGCGGCGCGGGAGTGGCACCGCCAGGTCATCGGCGTGCTGTCTCGCCTGCACGACGCCTGA
- a CDS encoding glycosyltransferase family A protein has product MTAAASTVPVRVSVVVPVFTPGAGFDELIASLDRQTLSARQFEVLLCDDGSGEPTEGRLAEIARRRPNVRVLTLPHSGWPGTPRNQGIDAARGEYVFFVDQDDWLFDGALKDLCDYADRHGSDVIVGKEVGVGRRIPAGIFRRDVPHAQLGVDPLLEMLTPHKMFRTSFLRRNGIRFPEGRVRLEDHLFVMQAYFAADTISILASRPCYAWVKHPGSASAARIDPDTYFPHLERVLDLVDEHTEPGPLRDTLLRHWYRGKILARLEGKRMVRYPAEYRKRFLDVVTPIAQQRFGPGVAEGLTFPLRVRSALLRAGRRDDLLRFAEFEAGIVCRADVASARWSRGGRLALTVRVRFLRDGREGADALAFERVPAEGEAAAEDAGAAVGSAAAPEPGADAAAPLAKTVTLWKPPEELGADFLSAHVRDATRDLRLDRVELTLLEGLDRTERRIPGRGRLTGGRARVQLDPLRVFGRGDASLGGTLVARVRHAGWTFETPLRAEPAVLAEAERSPLLAGRVCGIRAGEDGSVQLYRSWPGGRLRELTARAVRHMPLERARDLAAKVVRRARAVRR; this is encoded by the coding sequence ATGACGGCAGCGGCATCCACCGTGCCGGTGCGCGTGAGTGTGGTCGTCCCCGTCTTCACTCCGGGCGCCGGGTTCGATGAACTCATCGCGTCGCTGGACCGGCAGACGCTGAGCGCGCGCCAGTTCGAGGTGCTGCTGTGCGACGACGGCTCGGGCGAGCCCACCGAGGGTCGGCTGGCCGAGATCGCGCGCCGTCGGCCGAACGTGCGTGTGCTGACCCTGCCGCACAGCGGCTGGCCGGGCACGCCCCGCAACCAGGGCATCGATGCGGCCCGCGGCGAGTACGTGTTCTTCGTCGACCAGGACGACTGGCTCTTCGACGGTGCGCTCAAGGATCTCTGCGACTACGCCGATCGCCATGGCTCGGACGTCATCGTCGGCAAGGAGGTCGGCGTCGGCCGCCGCATTCCGGCCGGCATCTTCCGCCGCGACGTCCCGCACGCGCAGCTGGGTGTCGACCCGCTTCTGGAGATGCTGACCCCGCACAAGATGTTCCGCACGTCGTTCCTGCGGCGCAACGGCATCCGCTTTCCCGAGGGCCGGGTGCGGCTGGAGGACCACCTCTTCGTGATGCAGGCGTACTTCGCCGCCGACACGATCTCGATCCTCGCGAGCCGCCCGTGCTACGCGTGGGTCAAGCACCCCGGCAGCGCCAGCGCCGCGCGCATCGATCCGGACACCTACTTTCCGCACCTGGAACGGGTGCTGGACCTCGTCGATGAGCACACCGAGCCGGGGCCGCTGCGCGACACGCTGCTGCGCCACTGGTACCGGGGCAAGATCCTGGCGCGGCTCGAGGGAAAGCGGATGGTCCGCTACCCCGCGGAGTACCGCAAGCGCTTCCTCGACGTCGTGACTCCGATCGCGCAGCAGCGGTTCGGGCCGGGTGTGGCCGAAGGGCTCACGTTCCCGCTGCGGGTGCGATCGGCGCTGCTGCGCGCCGGGCGACGCGACGATCTCCTGCGGTTCGCCGAGTTCGAGGCGGGCATCGTGTGCCGCGCCGACGTGGCATCCGCCCGCTGGTCGCGCGGGGGACGGCTCGCGCTGACCGTGCGGGTGCGGTTCCTGCGGGACGGGCGGGAAGGGGCGGACGCCCTCGCATTCGAGCGGGTTCCGGCGGAGGGGGAGGCGGCGGCGGAGGATGCCGGTGCGGCCGTCGGTTCCGCTGCGGCCCCGGAGCCGGGCGCAGACGCTGCGGCGCCGCTCGCAAAGACCGTCACCCTCTGGAAGCCCCCGGAGGAGCTCGGCGCGGACTTCCTCTCGGCGCACGTTCGCGACGCGACGCGCGATCTCCGTCTCGATCGCGTGGAGCTGACCCTGCTCGAGGGCCTTGATCGCACGGAGCGCCGGATCCCCGGGCGCGGTCGCCTCACGGGCGGTCGCGCTCGCGTGCAGCTCGACCCGCTGCGGGTGTTCGGCCGTGGCGATGCGTCGCTCGGAGGAACCCTCGTCGCTCGCGTTCGCCATGCCGGGTGGACGTTCGAGACGCCGTTGCGGGCCGAGCCGGCGGTGCTGGCCGAGGCGGAGCGATCGCCGCTTCTGGCGGGTCGGGTGTGCGGCATCCGCGCCGGTGAGGACGGTTCCGTGCAGCTGTACCGCAGCTGGCCGGGTGGGCGGCTGCGCGAGCTGACCGCCCGGGCGGTGCGCCACATGCCGCTGGAGCGTGCGCGCGACCTCGCCGCGAAGGTGGTTCGACGAGCCCGTGCCGTCAGACGCTGA
- a CDS encoding NAD(P)/FAD-dependent oxidoreductase: MSGLDAIVVGAGPNGLAAAVTLARAGLAVRVYERASQAGGGARTQELTLPGFRHDGCSAVHPLALASPFFRAFELSRRIELLTPQVSFAHPLPGRAGIAYRDIDQTAAELGRDGQAYRRLFAPLAARSLEIAQFTGSNLVGIPKHPLTAALFALRTAEQGTPLWNARFSDETAPAMITGVSAHAIVHQPSLVGAGAGLALQAHAHAGGWPIPRGGSQAIVDAMIADIVAHGGEVITDHEVTSLRELPAARATVMDVTPRALLRWAGDDLPPRYRRALHAFRYGNAAAKVDFALSGPVPWADPRVAQAGTVHLGGTRRDIALAENEVAHGRHAAEPYVLVSQPSVLDDTRAPGDAQTLWTYTHVPAGSTVDQREAIVRTIERAAPGFRDLILDSRSVTAAQLPEENPNYIDGDISAGAATLRQLVRRPVLSTDPWRTALPGVYLCGASTSPGPGVHGLSGWYAARSALRETFGIRTPPSLARE, translated from the coding sequence ATGAGCGGGCTCGACGCCATCGTCGTCGGCGCCGGCCCCAACGGGCTGGCCGCGGCGGTCACGCTGGCTCGGGCAGGGCTGGCGGTGCGCGTGTATGAGCGGGCATCGCAGGCGGGGGGCGGCGCGCGCACCCAGGAGCTCACCCTGCCGGGGTTCCGGCACGACGGGTGCTCCGCAGTGCACCCGCTCGCCCTGGCATCGCCGTTCTTCCGCGCGTTCGAGCTGAGCCGGCGCATCGAGCTGCTGACGCCGCAGGTGTCGTTCGCCCACCCTCTGCCCGGTCGCGCCGGGATCGCCTACCGCGACATCGACCAGACCGCCGCCGAACTCGGCCGCGACGGGCAGGCGTACCGGCGCCTGTTCGCCCCGCTCGCGGCCCGCTCGCTCGAGATCGCGCAGTTCACGGGGTCGAACCTGGTCGGCATCCCGAAGCACCCACTGACGGCTGCCCTCTTCGCCCTGCGCACCGCCGAGCAGGGCACGCCGCTGTGGAACGCACGATTCTCGGACGAGACCGCGCCGGCGATGATCACCGGGGTGTCGGCGCACGCCATCGTGCACCAGCCCTCGCTCGTGGGCGCGGGGGCGGGCTTGGCGCTGCAGGCCCACGCGCATGCGGGCGGCTGGCCGATCCCCCGTGGCGGCAGCCAGGCGATCGTCGACGCGATGATCGCCGACATCGTCGCCCACGGCGGCGAAGTGATCACCGACCACGAGGTGACGTCGCTGCGGGAGCTCCCGGCTGCCCGCGCGACGGTGATGGACGTCACGCCGCGTGCACTGCTGCGCTGGGCCGGTGACGACCTGCCGCCGCGCTACCGACGCGCGCTGCACGCGTTCCGCTACGGCAATGCCGCCGCCAAGGTCGACTTCGCGCTGTCGGGTCCGGTTCCCTGGGCCGATCCCCGCGTGGCGCAGGCGGGGACGGTGCATCTGGGCGGCACGCGACGCGACATCGCCCTGGCCGAGAACGAGGTCGCCCACGGGCGGCACGCCGCCGAGCCGTACGTGCTGGTGTCGCAGCCGTCGGTGCTCGACGACACGCGCGCACCGGGCGACGCGCAGACGCTCTGGACCTACACGCACGTGCCCGCCGGCTCGACGGTGGATCAGCGCGAGGCGATCGTTCGGACCATCGAACGCGCCGCGCCCGGCTTCCGGGACCTCATCCTCGACAGCCGCAGCGTCACCGCGGCGCAGCTGCCCGAGGAGAACCCGAACTACATCGACGGCGACATCAGCGCGGGGGCCGCGACCCTGCGCCAGCTGGTGCGCCGCCCGGTGCTCTCGACCGATCCGTGGCGCACGGCGCTCCCCGGCGTGTACCTGTGCGGGGCGTCGACCTCCCCTGGGCCGGGAGTCCACGGTCTGTCGGGGTGGTACGCCGCGCGCTCCGCCCTGCGCGAGACCTTCGGGATCCGCACGCCCCCTTCCCTCGCTCGCGAGTGA
- a CDS encoding SRPBCC family protein, whose translation MASGIARVMRCTPDDVFATLSDGWLYPVWVVGAARMRAVSSEWPRQGSKIHHSFGVWPVLIDDETEVVDWSPPQRVRLRAKGGPIGRAVVAIEVRPHDEGCVVRIGEEPVAGPTLALPRALWAPMMRLRNRETLRRLAFLAEGRRRERDEGAQTLRPDAPEASDAPAGQEAHADVAAADEAEKGAHEPATVDVPDADAAGAAAGDDRADDAADAQTAASTETSADRAG comes from the coding sequence ATGGCATCCGGAATCGCACGCGTGATGCGCTGCACGCCCGACGACGTCTTCGCGACGCTCTCGGACGGGTGGCTCTACCCGGTCTGGGTGGTGGGAGCCGCGCGCATGCGGGCGGTGTCCTCCGAGTGGCCCCGGCAGGGCTCGAAGATCCACCATTCGTTCGGGGTGTGGCCGGTGCTGATCGACGACGAGACCGAGGTCGTGGATTGGTCGCCGCCGCAGCGCGTGCGCCTGCGGGCGAAAGGCGGCCCCATCGGGCGCGCCGTCGTCGCGATCGAGGTGCGCCCCCACGATGAGGGGTGCGTCGTGCGCATCGGCGAGGAGCCCGTCGCGGGCCCGACGCTGGCGCTGCCGCGTGCCCTGTGGGCGCCGATGATGCGACTGCGCAACCGCGAGACGCTGCGCCGGCTGGCCTTCCTCGCGGAGGGGCGGCGGCGCGAGCGCGATGAGGGCGCACAGACGCTGCGCCCCGACGCCCCGGAAGCCTCCGACGCGCCCGCCGGGCAGGAGGCGCACGCCGACGTCGCCGCGGCCGACGAAGCCGAGAAGGGTGCGCACGAGCCCGCAACGGTGGACGTTCCGGACGCAGACGCGGCCGGCGCGGCCGCGGGCGATGACCGCGCGGACGACGCGGCGGACGCGCAGACCGCCGCGTCGACCGAGACGAGCGCGGATCGCGCCGGATGA